CAGTCATTGGCTAATGGCAATGGTGGTGTTGATATTTTCGCCTAAAGTTGCTGTTAGTTTCAGCAAAAGGTGACAAACGGGCAAGTTAGGCCGTTTTTCCCCATCTATTCTGCCTATTGGCATTATGGATACGCGGGATAATCATCAGTAATAATTCGGATAGCGTGGGCTTATTTGTCGGTGGTCAGCGGTTTGTTTGTGCTACCCACCAATGATATACCTCAGGTTATTGTCGTGATTCACCGGTTTGATACCGAAACAGGAATTTGTCTTCTCCATGTCTGATAATAACTTCCCGGCCAAGCGTAAGAGTTCGATCTGGGTGATCCTGCTAGTGCTGATTGCTGTGGCAGCATCTGCAGGTGGCGGTTATAGCTGGTGGGTACTCCATAAGAGTAAACCTACCACTGCGAAAGCCGTTCCGGTTATTCCGGTGTTTATGCCGCTTGAGACCTTTACGGTCAATCTGATCACGCCAGATAACAATCTGGACCGTGTGCTTTATATCGGATTAACGTTAAGACTGCCTGACGATGCCACCCGTGCAAAACTCAACGACTATCTGCCGGAAGTTCGTAGCCGCTTGCTGTTGCTGCTGTCTCGTCAGTCCGCCGATAGCTTGTCGAATGAAGAAGGCAAACAACGTTTAGTGGGTGAAATTAAAAACGTACTTAGCCCGCCAATGGTTAAAGGCCAACCTAATCAGGTAGTCAGCGATGTGCTGTTTACCGCATTTATATTGCGATAATCATTATGGGCGATAGCATTCTTTCACAAGCAGAGATTGACGCACTGTTAAACGGTGACAGCGGTGGCGATGAGCCAGTTGCGGTTACCGGTAATGAAACAGACGTTAAACCTTACGATCCGACGACCCAGCGACGTGTGGTGCGTGAACGCCTGCAAGCGCTGGAGATCATCAATGAACGTTTTGCCCGTCAGTTCCGCATGGGGCTGTTTAACCTATTACGCCGCAGCCCTGATATCACTGTCGGCCCGATCAAAATTCAGCCATATCACGATTTTGCCCGTAATCTGCCAGTACCAACCAATCTCAACCTGATTCATCTCAAACCGCTACGTGGTACCGCGCTATTCGTTTTTGCCCCGAGTCTGGTTTTTATTGCGGTTGATAACTTATTTGGTGGTGATGGTCGTTTCCCAACCAAAGTAGAAGGTCGCGAGTTTACCCACACCGAACAACGTGTGATTAACCGCATGTTACGGCTGGCGCTGGATGCCTATCGTGATGCCTGGGCGCCTATCTATAAAATTGATGTGGAATATGTCCGTTCTGAAATACAGGTGAAATTCACCAATATCACCACCTCCCCCAACGATATCGTGGTCACCACCCCTTTCCATGTGGAGATCGGGGCGCTGAGTGGTGAGTTTAATATCTGTATTCCCTTCGCCATGATTGAGCCGTTGCGTGAGCTGCTAACCAATCCACCGTTGGAAAATTCCCGTCAGGAAGATAGCCATTGGCGTGAGACGCTGGTGAAGCAAGTGCAACACTCCGAGCTGGAGCTGGTGGCTAATTTTGTCGATATCCCGCTGAGACTGTCGCAGATACTCAAGCTGCAACCGGGGGATGTATTACCCATAGATAAACCGGATCGACTGATTGCGCATGTCGACGGCGTACCGGTACTGACCAGTCAGTACGGGACATTAAACGGGCAATATGCCCTACGTGTTGAACATTTGATTAACCCTATTTTGAATGCTCTGAATGAGGAACAGCCCAATGAGTGACCCTAAGCTTCCGTCTGACGATGGAAAGGAATCCGTGGACGATCTGTGGGCTGATGCGTTTAATGAGCAGCAGGCAGCGGATAAACCAACGGCCACCACCGAGGGCGTATTTAAATCACTGGAAGCACCGGATGCGATGGGTAACCTACAGGATATCGATTTAATTCTGGATATCCCGGTAAAGCTGACCGTTGAGTTAGGCCGCACCAAAATGACTATCAAAGAGTTACTGCGCTTGTCTCAAGGCTCGGTGGTCTCCCTTGATGGCCTGGCCGGTGAACCATTGGATATTTTGATTAACGGCTATCTAATTGCGCAGGGTGAAGTCGTGGTGGTCGCTGATAAATACGGCGTACGTATCACTGACATCATTACCCCGTCAGAACGTATGCGCCGTCTGAGCCGCTAATGACCGTAGCGCAAGTTGATACTGCCACGTCCACGGTTACAGCACCCGTTGTTACGACACAGGTGACTGCGCCAGCGGATGCTGCCATTGCGGTGGTGACACACGCCCCTACAGCCGATGTCGCAGTGCCCACCCCGCAAACCCCCGTTACTGGCTTTGCGGCCAGCCACCCCGGCACTACGGCGCAGCAGGCAGCACCCGCCATGCCCGCAGGATCGGTGTTAACTCAGGTTGGCAGCGTGCTAGGGGGTATTTTACTGCTGATTTTATGTGGTGCCTGGCTGGTGCGGCGTTTAGGTTTTGCCCCACAGGCCCGTAACAACAAATTATTGAATGTGAAGGCCAGTTGTCAGGTAGGTCAGCGCGAACGGGTGGTCATTGTTGAAGTCGACAATACCTGGTTAGTGTTAGGCGTAACCGCACAACAGGTAACACAACTCCACACTCTGACACGCCCTGTGGTTGATGAAGCCACCGCGGCTTCGTCGTCCGACAATGTGAAACCGGCCGATTTTCGCCAGCTACTGAACAACCATTTGTTTAACAAAAAATTGAAACATCCGGGAAAATCGGCATGATGTCTCTTCGCCCCGTGGCTGCCTCAGCAAATATCGTAGCAATCGCTACGCACAACACTGATTTTAATTATCAGTTGCTGCTTCGTCGTTTTCTGAAGGTACTCACCAATAAAACCACCCTGCTGCTATTGAGCTTACTCTGCTCTCCGGCGGTATTTGCTCAACTGCCGGGCATCATCAGCCAACCCTTGGCTAATGGTGGACAGAGTTGGTCTTTACCGGTGCAAACACTGGTTTTTATCACCACGCTGAGTTTCTTGCCCGCCGCCTTACTGATGATGACCAGTTTTACCCGTATCATTATTGTACTCGGGTTGCTGCGCAACGCATTGGGCACCCCCTCGGCACCACCCAATCAGGTGATGTTGGGCCTGGCGCTGTTTCTGACTTTCTTTATTATGTCGCCGGTATTTGACAAGGTGTATCAGGATGCTTATCTGCCTTTCAGTCAGGACAAGATAAGCATGGAAGTGGCAATAGATAAAGGCGCGCAACCCTTGCGTGAATTTATGTTGCGCCAAACCCGCGAATCGGATCTTGCCCTGTACGCACGGTTGGCAAATCTGCCACCATTGGAAGGCCCGGAAGTGGTCCCGATGCGGATACTGCTACCCGCTTATGTCACCAGTGAGCTAAAAACGGCCTTTCAAATCGGTTTTACCGTATTTATTCCGTTCCTGATTATCGATCTGGTGGTAGCCAGCGTACTGATGGCCCTGGGGATGATGATGGTCCCCCCCGCCAGTATCTCACTGCCCTTCAAACTGATGCTATTTGTCTTGGTTGATGGTTGGCAGCTACTACTGGGTTCCCTGGCACAGAGTTTTTATAGCTAAGGTAGGCTCATCATGACCCCTGAATCGGTAATGGCCCTCGGCGTTGAGGCAATGAAAATTGCGCTTGCACTGGCCGCCCCCTTGCTATTAGCCGCCCTGATAAGCGGCCTGATTGTTAGTCTGTTGCAGGCAGCAACGCAGATTAACGAAATGACATTGTCATTCATTCCAAAAATACTGGCGGTGTTCACCACTATGGTGATTGCAGGCCCATGGATGCTAAATCTGATACTGGATTATATGCGTAATTTATTCACCAGCCTGCCCACGTTGATTGGCTAACGGTGCTTTCCCTCGATACCACTCAACTTAGCGTCTGGGTCAGCCAGTACTTCTGGCCGCTAATTCGTGTGCTGGCGCTAATCACCACCGCGCCAGTGTTAAGCGAAAAGCAGATCAACCGTAAAGTCAAAGTTGGTTTAGCGTTATTAATTACCTTTCTGATTGCCCCTTCGCTGCCCCCGGTCAACATTCCTTTAGTCTCAACCGGTGCTGTCTGGGTCGCCGCCCAGCAGGTGTTAATTGGCGTCGCTATTGGCTTGACCATGCAGTTTGCTTTTGCCGCTATCCGGCTGGCTGGTGAAGTAATTGGTTTACAGATGGGGCTATCGTTCGCCACCTTCTTTGACCCGTCAGGTGGGCCGAACATGCCAGTTTTAGCCCGGTTACTTAACTTGCTCGCCCTGCTGTTATTCCTCACTTTTGATGGCCATTTATGGCTAATCTCATTGTTGGCCGACAGTTTTCATACCTTACCCATTCAGTTCGAACCGCTCAATGGTAATGGTTTTCTGGCCTTGACTCAGGCTGGCTCATTAATCTTTATGAATGGGTTGATGCTGGCATTACCGCTGATCACGCTGTTGTTAACCCTGAATATGGCGTTAGGTATGCTTAACCGCATGACCCCACAGCTTTCGGTGTTCGTTATCGGTTTTCCACTGACCTTGACCGTCGGGATCATCTCAATCGGACTGATAATGCCATTGCTGCCCCCCTTTGCAGAGCACCTGTTCGGTGAGGTATTTGACCGGTTAGCAGGCGTATTGAGCGGAATGGCGAGCTAAGTTTTCCAGCTTGGGGCGGGAGTGATAGAACAAAGTTGACTGGTAACAAAAAAAAGGTATGTCACCCCAAACCTTAGTGGAAGAAGATGACATACCAAAAAGTGCACCCGGTTTAAGTACACTTAATAGGGGACCTGTGGGGTAAGCCCACAGGCAGAAGACGGATTACTTATTCAGCTGGAACAGGGACAAACCCTGCATATCGGTAAATGTGGTATAAGAGGCCTGTAGTGCTGCCTGTTGCATCACATAGGAAGAGATAGCAGCAGTCCAATCCACATCCTGCAAATCACTCAAACGCTGTTTATTAATCAAACTACGATCACTGCCCAAACTGTCCAGGTTGTCTAGCTCTTGCAGTTGGGTACCGATTTCGGCTTGAACCGACAACACATTATTCAATGAGTTGGACAGCCCACGGATACCTTTATCCATATCGGCAGTGGCTTGATCTTTAACCGCATCAGTCGCCCCTTGTAACGGGACTTTCAGCGACTTGAGTACGGTATCGATGGTATTGAAAATATTGCTTTCTGACGCAACCGGCTTACCACCGGCATCATCAGGTTCGGGTTTCGCATTACTGGTCAATGCCATAAAGACACTGGAGCCGGTGTGCCCAACAGTAATCGAGCGGTTAGCATCGACTTTCTGTTCAATGGCAACATTGCCCCCCTGATAAGTCACATCACCGGTCGCACTGACCGCAAACGGCGGTTTGTCACTTTTAAAGCCAGCAAAGATGTAACGGCCGTTGCCATCAGTGGTGTTGGCCTGGTTGACCAGTTGGTCTTTCAAACCCTGTAACTGAGTCGCATAAGAGGCACGGTCATCGTCACTCAATATGTCGCTTTTGGCACTGATCACTAATGTCTGAATTGACTGAATAGTGCTGGTAGCCTGCGCCAGAACCGTGGTTTCCAGCGATGAACTCTGGCGAGCAAAACTACGTGCCAAGGTATATTGGCTATTTTCCGATTGAGCTTGTGACACCATCACCGCTTGAGATGCTGCCATCGGGTCATCGGAGGGGTTAACGACTCGCTTGCCGGAAGAGAGTTGTTGGCCCGACTGCATCCACAGTGACTGGGCGTTAGTCACGCCCTGCATATTTTGCTGATACAGCATGCTGGTACTTAAGCGCATGATGCCAGTTCCTTTTAGTAATCGTTCAGCCCGCAACCCTATCGCAACAATCAATCTGTCTAAACAGTGATGCTAACTAACCGCTAGATAAGATAAGTAGCGGCAGGTACTCTCTGCCGCTGACAAAAAATTAACCGCGCAGGCTCAGCAACGCATTAAACAGCGTCGAAGCCGTCTGAATGACCTGGGCATTCGCCAAATAATATTGCTGGAAACGCTGTAAATCGCCGTACTCTTCATCCAGGTTCACACCGGAAATAGACTGCTGCTCGGCGGTCAATTGTTTGACGATATTGGCTTGTGCTGTGCTGTTGGTTTTCGCGGTGCTGGTTTGGTTACCCACATTACTGACCAAACCGGCATAAGCACCAGACAGCGTGGCTTTGCCATCAACCAGTTTTTTGGTTTGCAGACTTAACAATGCCTGTGCATTAACGTTGTCACTCGCGCCACCATCAGCGGTACCGGCAGCCGCAATTTTACTTGAGTCGGTAATCTCGACCTGTAAATTAGCAGCCACGCTAGAGACCGTTTTGACGATAAACTTATCTCTGGCTTGCGCACCGGTAGTGCCGTTATCAACACTGACGGCGACACCATCAAAGCTCAACCCCGTCGTGTTACCGCTGCCGTCTTTCACTGGGTTAGCGGGCACTTTGGTGTTATCCGACAGGCGCGTTACCTGCCAGTCAGTTCCATCAAACTCTACGCTATAATCACTGGCTTTGACTTTTGAAGTATCGGTATAAGACACAGTCAAGCTGGCATCACCCTGATTTCTGGCGTTTTTTAGCACATTAGGTTGTGCAAAGCTGAAGAAATCTGTACCCGGCTCACCACTGGTATCAAACCCGGCTTTATGCTGAGTATTGAAGCTATCCGCCATGACCAATGCCAATTGGCCCAGTTGGTTACGAGCACTGTCGAGTGCTTCACTGCGGAATTTCAGCGTCCCGCCCAAGGTGCCCGTCGTCAGGCGGCTTTCGTCCACTTCAAGCACATCACCACTGCCATATTTATAGCCAATGGTTAATCGAGTGGCATCACTACTGGAAGGTATTGCTTGAACTTTATAAGAGTCCGGCCCTTGCACCAATGGCAAACCATTGGCAAAAGAAACGTTGTAAGCATCGCCATCTTGCTGGGTCACTGTTACGCCAACAATCTGGTTCAATTCGGTGACCAGTTGGTCACGCTGATCGAGTAACGCATTTGGCTCACTGCCACTGCTGCCGCGCAAACGGGTAATTTGATCGTTTAACTTGGCAATTTGGTCAGCATAGTTATTTATTTGCGTAACGCTTTCGGTGATCTTCTGGTTTACGCCGGTATCCATATCACGCAGATATTTATCCGCGTTCTGGAACTGATTAACCAACCCTTCAGCCTTGCCCAATACCGTTTTACGTGCCGCATCATCACCGGAGTTACTCACCAAATTTTGTAAGTTACTGAAAAAATCCTGCATGGTGCTGGAGAGGTTATTGGACGAATTAGAGAGCAAATTATCGATTTGCGAAATTTGCTGATAATAGGTGGTTAACCCGCTGCTCTGGGTTTGTGAAGACCGTAATTGGTTGGTAATAAAGGAGTTATATTCACGGTTAACACCGGTTACCGCAACGCCATTACCAATAAAACCGGCGGGACTTAGGGTTCCACCGTTTTGTGCAAAAATAGTATTCTGGCGATTATAACCAGCCACTTGGAAATTGGTGATGTTATTACTGACGGTGCTCAGGGCATATTGCGCTGCGCTCAGACCACTCATCGCAGTATTCATTAAACTGTTGGACATGAAGAAATCCTTTTACCACAGACGACGAGCATCGCAGCGCCTGCATTAATTAATATTGGGATACTGCCTGAGGAGACCTTAGCCTCCGCACAGCCTGTGATTATTATCGGCTCGACTTTGGAAAACTTGAGTCAAAATATGGGTGTAAATCTCGATCCTCACCAATCCAATAGGCGTATTGTCGCGGACAGTTTGGGTGCGCCAGCGCACAGGCAACGGTGCGTACACCATGACTTGGTAAATTATGGCTACGTGACGGCACCAAGCACTGTCCAATCCCAAAAATGACAAATAAAATAGCCTATTTAGAACAACTGGCTTAGGTCACTGCTATAAGCTTTCACTGCTTGTTCGCCAGTATTTTTCATTTGCTGGATCACACTGACTAATTTTTGCGCATACTGCGGATCGGTGGCGTAACCAGCTTGTTGCAGCGCATGTGCCCCCTGCTCAGGGCTGCGTGCTGCGGCAACGTTGGCATAGCGCGGGTTTTGCGTCAGTAATTTGACATAATCAGTGACAGCCTCGACATAGGAGCCATATACCCGGAAGCGAGCTTTGGTTTTCTTCGCCACACCTTGCTCATATTCGGTAGTAGTAATCTCACTGACTGGGCCATCCCAGTTACTGCCCGCTTTGATGCCAAACACGTTGTAACTGGTTTTGCCATCTGCCGTCGGAATTTCGCGCTGACCCCAACCTGATTCCAATGCTGCCTGAGCCACAATAAGCTGATGGGGAATACCACTTTGCTGACTGGCAATTTGTGCTGGAATAGACATCCGCGCCACGAAATTACCGGTACCTTGTGGCAATGGCGCGGAGTTGTTGGTGGGCGGTGTTGGCATGGCGCGACGCACCATTTGTGCCAATGCCTGTGCCGGTAATGTTTGCAGGACTTCATTATCCAGCATCATTGGCACCGTCCCTGCCGTTTCACTTGGCGAGGTAGAACCTGAAAGCTGCTCCACCATCATATCGGCCAGCCCCAACCCCTTGGCCGACATTTGCTGAGCGACTTGTTGATCATACATAGAGGTATAAAGCCGGGTCTGATCACTGTTCATCACGCCATCTTGCGGTAAGGCAGAACGCATGCTTTTCAGCATCATCTGCACAAACATCCCCTCGACCTGCTGGGCAACCTGCCGCAAGTTGCCTTGTGGATCTCTGGCCGCATCACGCTTTAAGGTATTCAGTGATTGGGCGTCATAGGCCGCCCCAGACATTGCCATCAGATCACTCATCAGATAATTTCCAATTTAGCCCGCAAGCAGCCAGCGCTTTGCATTGCCTGCAAAATAGACATCAAATCGATTGGAGTTGCCCCTAGCGAGTTCAGAGCACGAACCACATTATTCAGATTTGGGCTGGCATTGACGCGTTGCAATACCCCACCTTGCTGCTGAACGGAGATCTGAGTATTCGGGGTGACTACGGTCTGCCCGCCGCCCAACGGGGTATCTGGCTGGCTGACGGTATTTTGTTTATCAATCACCACCGATAGGTTCCCTTGCGCTACGGCACAAGAATCCAGCATCACATTGCGGTTCATCACTACCGAGCCGGTACGAGAGTTGATAATCACCTTGGCATCACCCGCATCGACATTCACCGGGATATTCTGAATATCTGCCAGGAAACGCACCTGCGAGCTGTTGCCACGCGGAACCAAAACCTGAATGGTGCGAGCATCAATCGCTGTCGCAGAACCAAAACCGCGCTGGCGGTTAATGGCATCACTGACCTGCTGTGCCATGGTGAAATCTTCGGTATTCAATTGAAGATTAATCACACCATCAGTGCCAAAGGTAGTGGGCAACTCACGTTCGATAGTGGCCCCATTGCTGATACGCCCGCCGGTCAGTTGGTTAACCTGTACACTACTGCCCCCCGATGACGCACCTGCACCGCCCACCAGCACGTTACCTTGCGCCAGAGCATAAACTTGGTTATCCACCCCTTTCAATGGGGTCATCAGTAGGGTACCACCACGAATACTTTTGGCATTACCCATTGAAGAAACCACAATATCAATGGTTTGCCCGGCACGGGAGAATGCCGGCAACTTGGCCGTGACCATCACCGCAGCCACGTTTTTGAGCTGCATATTGGTACCTGGCGGTACGGTAATGCCCAACTGTGACAACATGTTACTCAGACTTTGCGTGGTAAACGGCGTTTGCATAGTCTGGTCACCAGAACCATCCAGGCCGACCACCAGGCCATAACCGATTAATGCGTTATCACGCACTCCCTGAACGGTCACCAAATCGCGGATACGCTCTGCCGTTGCAGGTAAGGACACCAGCGTGAGCAGCGCAATAAGCTGTATAACAAATAGAGTGACAAGTGACTGTTTACGCATCGACGGCCTCTTAGTACGGTGAGATATTAAGGAAGAACCGCTGCAACCAGCCCATGGTCTGCGCTTCATTGATATAACCATTACCCACATACTCGATGCGCGCATCTGCAACCTGCGTTGAGGTCACGGTGTTGCTGCCGCTGATGGTGCGTGGGTTCACTACCCCAGAGAAGCGGATAAATTCGGTCCCCTGGTTGATTGCAATCTGTTTTTCACCGACCACATGCAGGTTGCCGTTAGCCAGCACGCGATCGACGGTAACGGTGATCGTGCCACTGAAGGTGTTGTTGGCATTCGCCCCCCCCTTACCGCCAAAGGTATTATCACCCGAGATATCCATATCAGCCCGCGCATTACCCAATAATCCTTCCAGATAACGCGGCGAAGTTGCCACACCAAATTTGCTTGCACCATTGCGGCTGGCATTGGCAGAGGAGCTTTTGCTGGCGCTGACATTTTCCTGCAAAGTAATCGTGAGTGTGTCACCGACATTACGCGGGCGACGGTCTTCGAACAAAGGCTGATAACCATAGTTCATCGGCTGAGCCGCCTGGAAAATAGAGCCATTTGGCAACGGCGCACTGGCCGGTGCCGGCTGTGCCGAGGTGGTGCCATCTACCAGTGATTTATGCGGAATATACGCGCAGCCATTGAGTAGCATCGCCGTCAACGGCATACAAACCCATTTCAATCCACCTGATGTGCGCAGCGGCTTTTTGTCCATCTCTGATTATCAGTCCTGTAACCGGTAAGAGGCCACAC
The sequence above is drawn from the Yersinia intermedia genome and encodes:
- the fliL gene encoding flagellar basal body-associated protein FliL, which gives rise to MSDNNFPAKRKSSIWVILLVLIAVAASAGGGYSWWVLHKSKPTTAKAVPVIPVFMPLETFTVNLITPDNNLDRVLYIGLTLRLPDDATRAKLNDYLPEVRSRLLLLLSRQSADSLSNEEGKQRLVGEIKNVLSPPMVKGQPNQVVSDVLFTAFILR
- the fliM gene encoding flagellar motor switch protein FliM translates to MGDSILSQAEIDALLNGDSGGDEPVAVTGNETDVKPYDPTTQRRVVRERLQALEIINERFARQFRMGLFNLLRRSPDITVGPIKIQPYHDFARNLPVPTNLNLIHLKPLRGTALFVFAPSLVFIAVDNLFGGDGRFPTKVEGREFTHTEQRVINRMLRLALDAYRDAWAPIYKIDVEYVRSEIQVKFTNITTSPNDIVVTTPFHVEIGALSGEFNICIPFAMIEPLRELLTNPPLENSRQEDSHWRETLVKQVQHSELELVANFVDIPLRLSQILKLQPGDVLPIDKPDRLIAHVDGVPVLTSQYGTLNGQYALRVEHLINPILNALNEEQPNE
- the fliN gene encoding flagellar motor switch protein FliN; this translates as MSDPKLPSDDGKESVDDLWADAFNEQQAADKPTATTEGVFKSLEAPDAMGNLQDIDLILDIPVKLTVELGRTKMTIKELLRLSQGSVVSLDGLAGEPLDILINGYLIAQGEVVVVADKYGVRITDIITPSERMRRLSR
- the fliO gene encoding flagellar biosynthetic protein FliO, translated to MTVAQVDTATSTVTAPVVTTQVTAPADAAIAVVTHAPTADVAVPTPQTPVTGFAASHPGTTAQQAAPAMPAGSVLTQVGSVLGGILLLILCGAWLVRRLGFAPQARNNKLLNVKASCQVGQRERVVIVEVDNTWLVLGVTAQQVTQLHTLTRPVVDEATAASSSDNVKPADFRQLLNNHLFNKKLKHPGKSA
- the fliP gene encoding flagellar type III secretion system pore protein FliP (The bacterial flagellar biogenesis protein FliP forms a type III secretion system (T3SS)-type pore required for flagellar assembly.), coding for MMSLRPVAASANIVAIATHNTDFNYQLLLRRFLKVLTNKTTLLLLSLLCSPAVFAQLPGIISQPLANGGQSWSLPVQTLVFITTLSFLPAALLMMTSFTRIIIVLGLLRNALGTPSAPPNQVMLGLALFLTFFIMSPVFDKVYQDAYLPFSQDKISMEVAIDKGAQPLREFMLRQTRESDLALYARLANLPPLEGPEVVPMRILLPAYVTSELKTAFQIGFTVFIPFLIIDLVVASVLMALGMMMVPPASISLPFKLMLFVLVDGWQLLLGSLAQSFYS
- the fliQ gene encoding flagellar biosynthesis protein FliQ translates to MTPESVMALGVEAMKIALALAAPLLLAALISGLIVSLLQAATQINEMTLSFIPKILAVFTTMVIAGPWMLNLILDYMRNLFTSLPTLIG
- the fliR gene encoding flagellar biosynthetic protein FliR: MLSLDTTQLSVWVSQYFWPLIRVLALITTAPVLSEKQINRKVKVGLALLITFLIAPSLPPVNIPLVSTGAVWVAAQQVLIGVAIGLTMQFAFAAIRLAGEVIGLQMGLSFATFFDPSGGPNMPVLARLLNLLALLLFLTFDGHLWLISLLADSFHTLPIQFEPLNGNGFLALTQAGSLIFMNGLMLALPLITLLLTLNMALGMLNRMTPQLSVFVIGFPLTLTVGIISIGLIMPLLPPFAEHLFGEVFDRLAGVLSGMAS
- the flgL gene encoding flagellar hook-associated protein FlgL — protein: MRLSTSMLYQQNMQGVTNAQSLWMQSGQQLSSGKRVVNPSDDPMAASQAVMVSQAQSENSQYTLARSFARQSSSLETTVLAQATSTIQSIQTLVISAKSDILSDDDRASYATQLQGLKDQLVNQANTTDGNGRYIFAGFKSDKPPFAVSATGDVTYQGGNVAIEQKVDANRSITVGHTGSSVFMALTSNAKPEPDDAGGKPVASESNIFNTIDTVLKSLKVPLQGATDAVKDQATADMDKGIRGLSNSLNNVLSVQAEIGTQLQELDNLDSLGSDRSLINKQRLSDLQDVDWTAAISSYVMQQAALQASYTTFTDMQGLSLFQLNK
- the flgK gene encoding flagellar hook-associated protein FlgK — protein: MSNSLMNTAMSGLSAAQYALSTVSNNITNFQVAGYNRQNTIFAQNGGTLSPAGFIGNGVAVTGVNREYNSFITNQLRSSQTQSSGLTTYYQQISQIDNLLSNSSNNLSSTMQDFFSNLQNLVSNSGDDAARKTVLGKAEGLVNQFQNADKYLRDMDTGVNQKITESVTQINNYADQIAKLNDQITRLRGSSGSEPNALLDQRDQLVTELNQIVGVTVTQQDGDAYNVSFANGLPLVQGPDSYKVQAIPSSSDATRLTIGYKYGSGDVLEVDESRLTTGTLGGTLKFRSEALDSARNQLGQLALVMADSFNTQHKAGFDTSGEPGTDFFSFAQPNVLKNARNQGDASLTVSYTDTSKVKASDYSVEFDGTDWQVTRLSDNTKVPANPVKDGSGNTTGLSFDGVAVSVDNGTTGAQARDKFIVKTVSSVAANLQVEITDSSKIAAAGTADGGASDNVNAQALLSLQTKKLVDGKATLSGAYAGLVSNVGNQTSTAKTNSTAQANIVKQLTAEQQSISGVNLDEEYGDLQRFQQYYLANAQVIQTASTLFNALLSLRG
- the flgJ gene encoding flagellar assembly peptidoglycan hydrolase FlgJ, whose amino-acid sequence is MSDLMAMSGAAYDAQSLNTLKRDAARDPQGNLRQVAQQVEGMFVQMMLKSMRSALPQDGVMNSDQTRLYTSMYDQQVAQQMSAKGLGLADMMVEQLSGSTSPSETAGTVPMMLDNEVLQTLPAQALAQMVRRAMPTPPTNNSAPLPQGTGNFVARMSIPAQIASQQSGIPHQLIVAQAALESGWGQREIPTADGKTSYNVFGIKAGSNWDGPVSEITTTEYEQGVAKKTKARFRVYGSYVEAVTDYVKLLTQNPRYANVAAARSPEQGAHALQQAGYATDPQYAQKLVSVIQQMKNTGEQAVKAYSSDLSQLF
- a CDS encoding flagellar basal body P-ring protein FlgI, giving the protein MRKQSLVTLFVIQLIALLTLVSLPATAERIRDLVTVQGVRDNALIGYGLVVGLDGSGDQTMQTPFTTQSLSNMLSQLGITVPPGTNMQLKNVAAVMVTAKLPAFSRAGQTIDIVVSSMGNAKSIRGGTLLMTPLKGVDNQVYALAQGNVLVGGAGASSGGSSVQVNQLTGGRISNGATIERELPTTFGTDGVINLQLNTEDFTMAQQVSDAINRQRGFGSATAIDARTIQVLVPRGNSSQVRFLADIQNIPVNVDAGDAKVIINSRTGSVVMNRNVMLDSCAVAQGNLSVVIDKQNTVSQPDTPLGGGQTVVTPNTQISVQQQGGVLQRVNASPNLNNVVRALNSLGATPIDLMSILQAMQSAGCLRAKLEII
- the flgH gene encoding flagellar basal body L-ring protein FlgH, producing MDKKPLRTSGGLKWVCMPLTAMLLNGCAYIPHKSLVDGTTSAQPAPASAPLPNGSIFQAAQPMNYGYQPLFEDRRPRNVGDTLTITLQENVSASKSSSANASRNGASKFGVATSPRYLEGLLGNARADMDISGDNTFGGKGGANANNTFSGTITVTVDRVLANGNLHVVGEKQIAINQGTEFIRFSGVVNPRTISGSNTVTSTQVADARIEYVGNGYINEAQTMGWLQRFFLNISPY